The following coding sequences lie in one Gadus morhua chromosome 20, gadMor3.0, whole genome shotgun sequence genomic window:
- the dlx1a gene encoding homeobox protein Dlx1a, with amino-acid sequence MTMTTIPEGLNSPVSGKTVFMEFGPPSQQMSPSSMSHGHYPMHCLHSAGHPQHDSSYSPASSFPRSLAYPYVNSVGGHSTSPYLSTVQSYHHSPAQLSQTRLEDPAPESEKNTVVEGGEVRFNGKGKKIRKPRTIYSSLQLQALNRRFQQTQYLALPERAELAASLGLTQTQVKIWFQNKRSKFKKLMKQGGGQIDASALANGRGLSSGSPTGAPVWSSPTTGKTSVGTPAPYIPSYTSWYPTTHHESMQQSQLM; translated from the exons ATGACAATGACTACAATACCAGAAGGTCTTAATAGCCCTGTCTCGGGAAAAACCGTTTTCATGGAATTTGGACCCCCGAGTCAACAAATGTCGCCTTCCTCCATGTCCCACGGACACTACCCCATGCACTGTTTACATTCTGCAGGTCATCCCCAGCACGACAGCTCCTACAGTCCGGCGTCCTCCTTTCCCAGGTCCTTGGCTTATCCATACGTCAACTCCGTGGGCGGCCACTCCACCAGCCCGTACCTCAGCACCGTGCAGAGCTACCACCACAGCCCGGCGCAGCTCTCCCAGACCCGGCTGGAGGACCCAG CACCGGAATCGGAGAAGAACACCGTAGTGGAAGGGGGAGAAGTTCGCTTCAACGGAAAGGGCAAAAAGATCCGAAAGCCCAGAACTATCTACTCGAGTTTACAGCTCCAGGCTCTGAACCGGAGGTTTCAACAGACCCAGTACTTGGCGTTGCCGGAGCGGGCAGAGCTGGCAGCCTCCCTCGGTCTCACGCAGACACAG GTGAAGATTTGGTTCCAAAACAAGCGATCCAAATTCAAGAAGCTGATGAAGCAAGGCGGAGGTCAGATCGACGCCAGCGCTTTGGCCAATGGCCGAGGACTTTCCAGCGGCTCCCCCACCGGTGCACCTGTCTGGAGTTCCCCCACCACCGGGAAGACATCCGTGGGGACGCCTGCGCCCTACATCCCCAGCTACACGTCGTGGTACCCCACCACGCACCATGAATCTATGCAGCAATCACAGCTCATGTGA